One genomic window of Elaeis guineensis isolate ETL-2024a chromosome 2, EG11, whole genome shotgun sequence includes the following:
- the LOC105032636 gene encoding major pollen allergen Ole e 10: MRRKEWIIHGLLIFGCYMACALGASVQQKAESVTPISTFSPPEGNTTFIDGTTWCVAQPGVSQEDLQNALDWACGLGAADCSAVQPDGPCYQPDTLLSHASYAFNSYYQQNGNSDIACNFGGTAAITTRNPSYGSCVYLTSEPTSASTPPLARSFTLQGLIIFIFLCLIAGH; encoded by the exons ATGAGGAGAAAAGAGTGGATCATTCATGGCCTTTTGATCTTCGGATGCTATATGG CCTGTGCACTGGGGGCATCAGTCCAGCAGAAGGCTGAATCTGTCACACCAATCTCAACCTTCTCCCCTCCAGAGGGCAACACAACATTCATCGATGGCACCACATGGTGTGTGGCCCAGCCGGGAGTCTCCCAGGAGGACCTTCAGAATGCACTTGATTGGGCCTGTGGACTGGGTGCAGCTGATTGCTCTGCGGTCCAACCCGACGGCCCCTGCTACCAACCTGACACCCTGCTCTCCCATGCCTCCTATGCCTTCAATAGCTATTACCAGCAGAATGGCAACTCCGACATTGCCTGCAACTTTGGTGGCACTGCAGCCATCACAACAAGAAATCCGA GTTATGGATCCTGCGTGTATCTTACTTCAGA GCCTACTTCTGCTTCGACGCCGCCTCTCGCAAGGAGTTTTACATTGCAgggtttgataatttttattttcttgtgcTTAATCGCTGGTCATTGA